Proteins co-encoded in one Gadus morhua chromosome 6, gadMor3.0, whole genome shotgun sequence genomic window:
- the LOC115544948 gene encoding prostate stem cell antigen-like: MPSSMKILLGCGLITLLLPSVVCISCFVCSSARTNEECNRTNLTCPALQDSCLTIVDIAGPTRVISKSCATLTTCTGTLSTAGLENGIGSEVNCCDTIDFCNVNGAAATAVHKALPALSLLALLGLVVQ, encoded by the exons ATGCCTTCCAGTATGAAGATCCTTCTGGGCTGCGGCCTGATCACCCTGCTGCTTCCGTCAG TGGTCTGTATAAGTTGCTTCGTGTGCAGCTCAGCTCGGACCAATGAGGAATGCAACCGGACTAACCTGACTTGTCCGGCACTGCAGGACAGCTGTTTGACCATCGTAGACATTGCTG GCCCCACCAGGGTCATCTCCAAATCGTGTGCCACCCTCACCACCTGCACGGGAACCTTATCTACCGCGGGGCTGGAGAACGGAATCGGCAGCGAAGTGAACTGCTGCGACACCATCGACTTCTGTAACGTGAACGGGGCCGCGGCCACCGCCGTGCACAAGGCCCTGCCGGCGCTGTCCCTACTGGCGCTACTGGGACTGGTGGTGCAGTAG